In the Podarcis muralis chromosome 15, rPodMur119.hap1.1, whole genome shotgun sequence genome, tGGCAGCACGGCAGCCCCCattaaagtacttaacccgaggtaccactgttgttaagagtggtggacttgtaatctggtgaaccgggttcacttccctgctcctccacatgcagctgttgggtgaccttggaccagtcacacttctctgaagtctctcggcctcactcacctcacagagtgtttgttgtgggggaggaaggggaaggagaatgttagctgctttgagactccttcgggtagtgataaagcgggatatcaaatccaaacttcttcttcttcttcttcccgagttctagtgttatgagagggagaaaatattATCTGTGTACACTCTCTCCATACCATGCATTGATATTTTGTCATGACACCTCTTATTTGCCTTTTCCCTAAActtaaaaagccccaaacactTCCAGAATGATTCCACCTAGGCTGACCTTTGGCTCCCATTGGGTAGGAAGGAGCATGTGAGGAATGGCTTTGCCATTAAGCCTTGCTTGAACCACCAGGTCTACCTGATCTCTGGTGTGACTTGTGTTCCATCAAGCTCTTTTGTACTGAATCTTGGTTTCCTTGTGATCTGCTCTGATCTAGATGCTTATTCAGTTCTGACTCCCAGTTCTAGGCTCCTGATTCACTCCCATGGCCCAGCCCTAATCTGGATGGAATCCCCAGCAATTTCTTTGAAAGAAGCCACTTGTGTGATTTCTAATTTTGTGTGTGATGCCTCACTTAGTTTGCTACCTGGGTTCAGGCTCCAGCAGCCAACTTTGAGCCTCCCACTTGGCCCATTCTCAGGCTGTGTCTGAGAATTGATGCCTGAGAATCAGTCAAGCCTTGGCTAAGGAGTTTTTTTCTTCACTCTGGACATTTGCCTCCAACATCTGTTCCTGCAGCAAAAGAAGAATTGTACAGACTTTCTGCTTGGCGTCGATGCCAAAGGGATCCATGTCTACAGCATCAACAACCGCTTCTCTCCAAACAAATCTTTTGAATGGAGCAGCATCAGGAACATTTCCTACAGCGAGAAAGAGGTAGGTAGGTGTGTCTTATTAAGGGGTGGCAGAACTGGAGAAGGTCAGGTTTTGCCTTTATGCTCTGGCTCCACTTCTGTCTATGaaattcatttaattttacaCTTTTCCACAAGAACTTAACCGACAGCTGAGAAGGTATGGCAACTGATAGAAGGATCTCTGCTATGGGGATATGCACTTTAGGatagtctagagcagtgttcccccaACTTTTTCCAGCCACtgtccccttggttccataaactcatcctcaGGGGCCCCTACCCTATCCTATGGAAAAGCATCATTCAGAAAagtggtttgcatgacccactaaggaaggtaCACAATAAAGTTCAGCAAATAATGTagcatgaaaaaatatttttacgcTTTCTGACATGTAAAAATTGTGTTATTCAATTGAATATTGGATATAAAGATTTTGTTCTAACTCTCGCAATAGTAATTGCATTTAACCTTTTAGGTAGAATGCATTAGGCTTGATTTTTTTTGTGCATTTTGCGGCTCTCATACGCTGCATTCCATCTCTCCTTATTTGACCACAGAGAGGGACAAATGAAATGGTCACTCAGGAGCTTTGGCTATGCCTGTTTTGAGTTAGCACTGGGTTGTTGATCTCTCCTTGAAGCTCTTTGACATGTTTTGGGAACAGGGAAGTAAGACAGGAGATTGAAATTTCAATAGCTCCTACTGAAGGCACGGCTGTCAAGGTAACAGAGGTTAAAGTGTGAAAGCTGAGAGCAAATGCTTTGGGGCACCCCAGAGTAATTGTGGGGGAGCAGATATCAGTATGGAGCCATACGTGTTTTACATCCCATGACCTGCAACCTTTCCTGATGTAGGGAGAACAATGTTTTAAAGTTTATAACGCTTTGTGTGCTATGTATATAAGTTTTCTTCTAACGTGCCTCATGGCAGTCTTTCCAGCAAGAAGTTCTGCTGAGCAGCTGATTAGCAGGGCTGGCCTGTAGTTTTAGgcagtcctttttttctaaaaaatatgtttagggatactcttgttttgactcaagaaaaccatcattctgtagttcaaattgggggaaataagtacagtaaatggacaaaagtacaaagattaacaaaatgtttaggggtatgcactgATTTTAGGGATATTTTTGCAATAGTTTTAATAAACCAGGTccctacagcaggcataggcaaacttggccctccaggtgttttgggactacaactcccatcatccctagctaacaggaccagtggtcagggatgatgggagttgtagtcccaaaaaacatctggagggctgaatttgcctatgcctgccctacagGATGCTGAGATTGTTGTTAGTCTCTTGGTctcatgttttatttaaaaaggtgTTCCCTCACCTGTGTAATGAACCGATGGTGTAGAAGTAAATTCTTATCAAATGACTAACAAAGACATAAGGGTGAAGGAATTTTATAGCATAACATATTTATATATAACTACTCACCAAACATGTGCAAACCCTCACCTACCACAAATGCATGGcaacaaaaaaattaagaaaatcaGTAGCTATTATTACCAATAATTGGCTATCTTGTGGCTTGTGAAACCCAGCATCATCAGTACAAACGAATGTGACCAATGGAAATAGCTTGGAAAGCAGTAAGAAAAGTAAAACTTCAAATACGAAGCGAGGGAAGTGTTTCGTTCTGGTGAATCATAAATAAGTGATCAGCGTGTTCAGAGGGGCTCAGCACCCCCTTGTCTCTTAGTGCCCCCAGGTAACCCCACTGAGCCGCCAGGGGGCAGTACCCCCCCACTTTGGGAATCACTGGTCTATGGTAAATGCTGTGTGGaccctcttttttattattccacTTGCATCTAATTATGGGAAAGCAGTGCTTCAGTCACATAAATGCTTTGCATGTGAATGAAGTGATGAAGATCACCTGTATATCCTTttgctctctatctctctctagcTCACAATTAAGCCCATTGACAAGAAGGCCGAAGTCTTTAAGTTCTTCTCCTCACAGCCAAAAGTCAACAAACAGGTGAGGGTTTCCTTTTGGCTGTCTCCTTCAGGGTGGTTCCCTCTGTAGGAAGGAAGCAGAAGCTGATCTCTTGGTGCCTTTGGAAGGACGGGAGGGACAGAGATAAATTCAGGCTCACCAGGGGAGTCATGAGCTTAGAATTGGTCTGTAAGCATGTGGTCACATAGGCCTCTGTCTCGCTGTCTCATCAGGATCCTTTAGTCAGTGGTTCGCaaccttttttggccatgccctacctaagcatctctaaaatcctgacacCGCCCCCcattgacatataattcttattattcaaaatgtgaactcctattcacgtggaggaagcctaaaaggccatttactgttaataactcattctcaaattgcccccctgtggggcgtggaccccacgttgggaaccacggcTTTAGTCAGAGCTTAGGGCAATAGGAACTACATGCATGGTGAGGTCTAATGGGATGGCCATCACCTTTGAGCCCTGCCTGTGCACTTCCCTGGGGCATCAGGATGATGGCTGTTGGAAACCCAATAAATGCGGAATTAGATGGATCtctagttagggttgccatatttcaaaaagtgaaaatatgggcacaaaagttgttgaggttttcacccagacactgtttccgaTGACCGAATCCCAGCTATGCCCAGGAAATGAcgaacgtatggcaaccctagtttagcTCAACTGAGCTTCCAAGCACCTCTGAATGGCGGGGCTGTAGGATCACCAACAGGGTATCGTGTGCCATTGGGGTTGGGTCTCACAGGGGAAGCAAAAGCTGTCAAACCAGTTTCTTCTTcacgcagtgcatagttaaactatggaactccctcccacaggaggaagtGATCGCCACCAGCCTAgacggctttaaaagattagacaaattcatggaggagaggtctattgatggctgctagccatgatagctatgtccTGGCtctacagtcagaggcagcaatgcttctgaataccagttgttggaaaccacaggaggggagagtgcttttgtgctcaaatcctgcttccagacttcccacaatgggcatctggttggtccctgtgagaacaggatgctggagtagatgggcccttggcctgatccagcagactcttctgatGCTCTTACGTTATATTCTTCTGGGCTTGCTGAGCTGGGTAAAGTCAGGACCACAGCCAGCTCCCAGCGGGCCTTGCGAGCCGAGCGCTTGGGAGACGTTGTCTCAGCAGAGTGTTGAGGCCTGTCCTGTAACCGGCAACAGCACTTCCTCGGAGGAGTTGGCTATGCTGTCTTGAAGGGCCCTCGTCTGCAAGGAAGCCCTGGCTTTCATGATGTGGAAGGGATGGTGATGTTAGTGGAGACTCATCCTCTGACTGAGGAAGGCAACCTCTTCAGACCAGAATAGGAGGTGCTAAGGTTCGTCCACTGAATGGGGCAGCCTGTATTTTCCTCAGGGTCCTATGTGGGGTGTGGTTCAGGGATCAcaacatggggggtggggagtcagtTGCATTTGcaccctgcttgtgagcttcccagatgTATCTCCAGCTGGCCATTGTGAAAATTAGGATGCTGGATGATGTGGGATCCAGCGAGGGTTACACTTGCCTTCCTTTCCCGCAGATCATGCAGCTGTTCATTGGAAACCACGACTTGTTTATGAGGAGGAGGCGAGTGGACCCCATCGAGATCCAGCAAATGAAAGCGCAAGCTCGGGAGGAGAAAGCAAGGAAGAAGGTGAGCTTTTGGGGGAACATCTGCTTCAAACGTTATCGCAAAGCTTCTACCCGCTGCCTCTTTGTGGAGATCTCTCCTGGGCCGGAAAGCTCATTGGCTGACTGTGAGAAGGTCACACCCTCCAtccaccccttctctctctctctctctctctctctctctctctctctcgcctacctcacagggtggttgggaGGGTAGAATGAGCAGGTGGGAACCATGTGGGGCGTCTTGGTTGGAAGAATACTGGAACAGAAAAACTGAAAGAAGTCAAATATGGCAACCACTTTTGGTGGACTTATTTGCAAGGAGGCTTTCATGATATATTACAGCTCATAGCATGGAATCCATTCTGGCATACAGAcggtatataaatgaataaagaatGTAGTGTTTGGTAGGGGAGAGGCAAGATTAAGATGGGCATTGTAGCTGTTGGCTCAGGGGGCTGCACAACGTTCCTGTGAAGCGGCTCTGCTCATGGTCAGCCTTGCCCATTTCCCCAGATGGAGCACCAGCGCCTGGCCAGGGAGAAGCAACTGCGGGAAGAGGCTGAGCGGGCGAAGGAGGAGTTGGAGCGGCGCCTTTTTGAGGTGGAAGACAAGGCCCGGCAAGCCAATGAGGCTTTGGTGAGCATTGCCATGGCAATggggcctaaaggtaaaggtaaagggacccctgaccattaggtccagtcttggctgactctggggttgcagcgctcatctcgctttattggccgagggagccggcgtacagcttccaggtcatgtggccagcatgacgaagccgcttctggcgaaccagagcagcgcatggaaacgccgtttaccttcctgctggagcggttcctgtttatctacttgcactttgacgtgctttcgaactgctaggttggcaggagcagggaccgagaaacgggagctcaccccgtcgcggggatttgaactgcctaccttctgatcagcaagtcctaggctctgtggtttaacccacagcgccacccgcgtcccacaatggggcctagggttgccatatttcaagaagtaaaaatctggaGAATTGGTGGCTCAAcgtaagttgttgagcttttttcaggcGATTGCCATGAGCTATTGACCTTTTTTGGTGGGGTGAGCAGGTGATTGTTGTCCACTGTCTGCCACCACTGATTCCCCCAATCGCCATGCCGATTGCCCAACAGGCTGAGGAGCAGCTACGGGCGCTTAGCAGGCTCCGGCAGCTCCAGTCCCAGTGCGACTCCCGAATGCCCAGGTCTCTCGTCATTATTGAGTGCATTTTATCTTTTCAATACAAAATCCCTCTTCAGCGCCGTTCGGAGGCAGCGGCAGAGCTGTTGGCCGAGAAGGCCCAGATCGCTGAGGAGGAGGCCAAGCTCCTGGCCCAGAATGCCGCCGAGGCTGAACAGGAGCGTCACCGCCTGGAGATGGCCGCCTTGAAAACCAAGGAAGAGAAGCTTCTGATGGAGCACAAGATGCGGGAGGCAGAACTGATTGCCATGAAGCTGGTGAAAGAATCGGACCGAAGGTGATGAGGCCTGGGGCGGGATGCTCAGTGGGCTTTGGGGCTTCTGGGGCTGGCCGGACGCTGCTTAGGATGGCCTCCAACACGTTTTTCTGCCTTTGGAGGGCATTTCCTTGAGCCCTTCTTTCAGGTTTGATCAGGTTTGTTTGTGATGTCCCCTTGAAAAGTACACAGAGGAAGGAGGAAGTTGAAAAAGTggcactctttcccacttcctctttcagctcgatGTCTTTCTCAGGATTAATCCAGCTGACCCagcctgctttttttaaaatgaatagtgCTAATTCTCACCTCCCAGACTAATACATGGATTGGAATGTcattatcctttggattttgcacttctttgaattttgcaactcTCTTCCTGGCTCCAAGAtatgtaccaaaatgcattaaaaatgtttttcaaTAAACTATATCTAGAAAGGCATACATTGAGATAAAATATGTACTTAAATAACTTAGtgagaaaatatgtattttgatattattatttcataCAAATTATGCACCACTTAGGCAGCTGAcagatttatgaatatttatcaaTAAAAGCATGGAAAATTACGTAGGGCCTGTGGCAATTCCCAGTGCATCAGTTTAGCATTGTGGGGTTGCTTGAGCACTGATGGTGGTGGTTCTTGGTCGGCAGGGCtaaggaagctgaacatctgaaacAGGACTTGCAGGAAGCCAGAAATGCAGAGGAAAAAGCCAGGCAGAAACTCCAGGATGTTGGCAAGCTCAATCCTCCTTCTGTAAGTTTTGCTCTTGGTAGGGAAGTGTGGGGTTTGCTAAGGCACCTGCAATGGCTTTTATTGCCCCTCTGGGCAAGTTCCCAAGATTTTGCATTCTTTTTTAACATTTCCTTTATTACCATTATTAACAAAGCAAAAGTGTGGGAGCAGGGTATTACATCATACCATATACAAAGCaaacaagcaataaataaataacaagagaAAGAAATGGCTGCATACCATCTAAATTGAGACATCCATATTTCCTGAGCTGGTGAAGACatttgaagacagccctgtatagggaagtttttaatgtctgatgttttattatgtttttatattttactaataaataataataataataataagcatctAAGTCTGAAGCAGAGGAAATACAATCCCACCGGATGACATAAAAGCATTCTGGATCCTCCATCCTCCACCTGGAAACATGCAGTTTATGTGCAGTTCTTTCCACAATAGCCACAAGTTCTTATACTACACAgaaaaatgcagattttttttcaacGTCTTTCCTTGCTGGGCTATTAAAATGCTCGCTGCAGCTAGCATTCATgtcaaaatgtcagtgttctcatttttaaaaagtaattctgTAGCCAATATTAGAAGAAAGCTATGAAGCAAAATATGCAGGTAGCTCTCTAAGCGATTTTTATGAAATGAGCCAACCTGGCTGCTCCCTCTTATCAGTGTTTATAGCCAATGTATGTGGTCACAGTTCTGAGCAAGATGTTAACTTGTTCGGACAGCAGGCAAAAGGCCAGTTCTCCAGATCAAAGTGGCTGAGGTGGCTTGTATGTTCCTAAGCCAGTCTCTGTCCATCCAGCGGGTCTTAAAGCCCCTTTGCAGGCCAGAACTGGAACCTGTCCCTGGACTTGGCACCAGGCTCCAGACACAAGTGCCACAGGTGGGGCATTATGAGCCTGAATCAGAATTTTCATCACCCAAGACTGTCTTTCCTAGAAGATGTTCTGTGCCCACTcagtgtatttttatttattgcatttatatctcatcttttttgcaaaggagctcaaggtggggtcCATTGTTctaccccctcctcatttaatccccaccataaccctgtgaggttggttaggctgagagactgtgactggaccaaggtcacccagtgaacttcatggctgagtggggacctgagccctggtctcccaggtcctagttgaATGCCATAACCACTACTGTCCCCTTAAAAACTGTTCTGCCTAAAAGCCTTCCGGGTTTCAGATGATGTTTCAAACCCTTCCTCTCTGTTTTGTCACCAGAATGCTGCCAAGGGCACCCAGCCCTCCTCCGCTGATGCCAGGGATGCCTGCCCTGACAAAGTATCCATAAAACTGGATTTAAGGGACATTGACTTGAAGAGGCTTTCCTTGGAGATAGAGCGAGAGAGGTAGgaactggaaataataataataaataataataaattttatttataccccgccctccctggccagagccggacTCGGGGTGGCTAACatgaataaaaacataataagaaaaaagaagaagaaaattaaaatacaggttaaaatgcaatttaaaatgcagtctcattttaaaagtcaaaaccataagtggaatgaaacataagggtcagactgagtccaaaccaaaggccaggtggaacagctctgtcttgcaggccctgcagaaagatgtcaaatcccgcaggaccctagtctcttgtgacagagcgttccaccaagtcggggccagtactgaaaaggccctggccctagttgagaccaacctaaccaccttgtgGACTGGGACctgcaaaatgttgtcatttgtggaccttaaggtcctccgcggggcataccaggagaggcggtcccgtaggtatgagggtcctaggctgcatagagctttaaaggtcaaaaccagcaccttaaacctgaccctgtgctccactgggagccagtgcagtttgtaaagcactggatgaatgtgatcccgcagcaaggaccccgtaagggaAGCCTGTGAGCAtcacctgaatgcaacagcaggactctccccacttgtgattcccagcaactcatactcagaggcatactgcctccaacggGGCgggagaacacagccattgtgtctAGTTGCCATGGACAGCAATAtcccctccatgaacttgtctaccCACCTGTTTGAAGCTGTCAGagttggtggctgtcactacatcttgtggcagaGAATCCCCTAGTTTCACAATGCTCTTTGTCAAGGAGTTCCACCTTTTGTCTGCCTTGAAGCTTCTGACATTCAGATTCACTGACTGCCCTGTATtgtattacagtcgtaccttggaagtcgaacagcatCCATTCCGTAAGtctattcaacttc is a window encoding:
- the LOC114585128 gene encoding merlin-like isoform X4; translation: MTPDMWEERITAWYAGHRGIARYEAEMNYLKIAQDLEMYGVNYFPIAQKKNCTDFLLGVDAKGIHVYSINNRFSPNKSFEWSSIRNISYSEKELTIKPIDKKAEVFKFFSSQPKVNKQIMQLFIGNHDLFMRRRRVDPIEIQQMKAQAREEKARKKMEHQRLAREKQLREEAERAKEELERRLFEVEDKARQANEALRRSEAAAELLAEKAQIAEEEAKLLAQNAAEAEQERHRLEMAALKTKEEKLLMEHKMREAELIAMKLVKESDRRAKEAEHLKQDLQEARNAEEKARQKLQDVGKLNPPSNAAKGTQPSSADARDACPDKVSIKLDLRDIDLKRLSLEIERERLDYLDKSRKFEDRLKELKSEIHALKVEERHAGFLSHWSEVLGSLGRSSGKMCKTPLWMNPFEVDLLDSLQQPFVPCPLNVTNGSLPRTPAEKPSFEIDALAASNVGTGIRKHIKVTELGNLLHFLVQIVSYLPAALLGCLCAILTEIFTQNLVRRIRAQIPMECDTISNESFWAGAAECSCVRPEDHGSPFCVVPAHGHSGILPLNMKGPLTVALVVNSHR